A single genomic interval of Caballeronia sp. NK8 harbors:
- a CDS encoding SDR family NAD(P)-dependent oxidoreductase, whose amino-acid sequence MGKLEGKVALVTGSGRGIGQAIALKLASEGARLVINDLDTEPAQETVELLRTQGTEAVACVGNVSAPDFADRLIGTAMNSFKGIDIIVNNAGYTWDDVVQKMTDEQWYAIIDCHLTAPFRILRAAYPHIKALHAADKEAGRENYRKIVNISSTSALNGNAGQMNYSSAKAGVIGMTRALAREWGRFNVNVNCVAFGLIHTRMTVSTEAAASVKIDGRDIRVGLNADMLKSHAQRNPLGRGGTPEEAAGGVYLFCSPESNYITGQTVAVAGNLQ is encoded by the coding sequence ATGGGAAAGCTCGAAGGCAAGGTGGCATTGGTAACCGGTTCGGGACGCGGCATCGGTCAGGCGATCGCGCTCAAGCTCGCGAGTGAAGGCGCGCGCCTCGTCATCAACGATCTCGATACCGAGCCCGCGCAGGAGACCGTGGAACTGCTGCGCACGCAAGGCACGGAAGCGGTGGCGTGTGTGGGCAATGTGTCGGCGCCGGATTTCGCGGACCGGCTGATCGGAACAGCGATGAATTCGTTCAAGGGTATCGACATCATCGTCAATAACGCGGGTTATACGTGGGACGACGTCGTGCAGAAAATGACCGATGAGCAGTGGTACGCGATCATCGACTGTCATCTCACCGCGCCGTTCCGCATTCTGCGCGCGGCCTATCCGCATATCAAAGCGCTGCACGCCGCTGATAAGGAAGCGGGCCGGGAGAATTATCGGAAAATCGTCAATATTTCGTCGACGTCGGCGCTGAACGGCAATGCCGGGCAGATGAACTATTCATCGGCGAAGGCGGGCGTGATCGGCATGACGCGCGCGCTGGCGCGCGAGTGGGGGCGTTTCAACGTCAACGTGAATTGCGTCGCATTTGGCCTGATCCATACGCGCATGACCGTGAGCACCGAGGCGGCGGCGTCCGTGAAGATCGATGGCAGGGACATTCGCGTCGGCCTGAACGCCGACATGCTGAAATCGCACGCGCAGCGCAATCCGCTCGGACGTGGCGGCACACCGGAAGAAGCGGCGGGCGGCGTCTATCTCTTCTGCTCGCCGGAATCGAACTACATTACCGGGCAGACTGTCGCGGTGGCGGGAAACCTGCAATAG
- a CDS encoding MaoC family dehydratase: MSIISFDSIRVGDILPSLTLPAVNRTTLALFAGASGDHNAIHIDTDYARRAGVPEVFAHGMLSMAWLGRLLTSWVEQRQLRSLGVRFVGITQLGHVVTCTGKVTEKFEAEGERRVRLEIQTVNQYGEPRVLGDAVVAL, encoded by the coding sequence ATGAGCATCATCAGTTTCGATTCGATCCGCGTCGGCGACATCTTGCCGTCGCTCACGCTTCCCGCAGTGAACCGCACGACGCTCGCGCTTTTCGCGGGTGCGTCGGGCGATCACAACGCCATTCATATCGACACCGACTATGCGCGTCGCGCTGGCGTGCCGGAAGTGTTTGCACATGGCATGTTGTCGATGGCGTGGCTCGGGCGGCTGCTCACGTCGTGGGTCGAGCAGCGGCAGTTGCGCTCGCTCGGCGTTCGCTTTGTCGGCATTACGCAGCTCGGACATGTCGTGACGTGCACGGGCAAGGTCACCGAGAAATTCGAAGCCGAAGGCGAACGCCGCGTGCGGCTCGAAATCCAGACCGTCAATCAATATGGCGAACCGCGCGTGCTCGGCGACGCGGTGGTCGCGCTCTGA
- a CDS encoding MaoC family dehydratase N-terminal domain-containing protein: MTIEKKHIGMRLPVFTATADAWRLRFFAKAIGETNPVYFDEAAAHDAGHPTLPLPPTFLFSLEFEQSSTAWRDELGIVSSRILHGEQSFEYHRMAYAGDLLRYESRIADIYDKKNGALWFIVRETRVTNQRGEHVADLRSVIVQR; encoded by the coding sequence ATGACGATCGAGAAGAAGCATATCGGCATGCGGTTGCCGGTATTCACTGCAACTGCGGATGCGTGGCGCCTGCGCTTCTTCGCGAAGGCGATCGGCGAGACGAACCCGGTCTATTTCGACGAAGCCGCCGCGCACGACGCGGGGCATCCCACGCTGCCGCTGCCGCCCACGTTTCTGTTCTCGCTCGAATTCGAGCAGTCGTCGACGGCGTGGCGCGATGAACTCGGCATCGTCTCGTCGCGCATTCTGCACGGCGAGCAGTCGTTCGAGTATCACCGCATGGCGTATGCGGGCGATCTCCTGCGTTACGAAAGCCGCATCGCGGATATCTACGACAAGAAGAACGGCGCGCTGTGGTTCATCGTGCGCGAAACACGCGTGACGAACCAGCGCGGCGAGCACGTAGCCGATCTGCGCAGCGTCATCGTTCAGCGATAA
- a CDS encoding lipid-transfer protein → MSRKVYVAGVGMIPFKKPGASEPYDVMGEIAIRDALADAGLDFKAIQQAYAGYVYGDSTCGQKAIYRVGMTGVPVINVNNNCATGSSALFLARQAVESGAVDCALAVGFEFMQPGALSSKWNDRAPALERALDLTNKLVGHTEIPTAIRQFAGAGLAHMRKYGTKLETFARIRAKASEHAARNPLAVFRNVVSTEDVMNAPVLWEGVLTRLMACPPTCGGAAAILVSEAFARKHGLRSDVMIAGQSLATDLPSTYDAGDMIRVVGFDITRNAAQQAYEQAGVGPEDIDVIELHDCFAQNELLTYEGLGLCKEGEGERLVMDGDNTYGGKWVTNPSGGLLSKGHPLGATGLAQCFELTHQLRGTAGDRQVQGAKLALQHNLGLGGAGVVTIYKRNA, encoded by the coding sequence ATGAGTCGCAAGGTGTATGTCGCAGGTGTCGGCATGATCCCGTTCAAGAAGCCGGGCGCGAGCGAGCCGTACGACGTGATGGGCGAAATCGCGATCCGCGATGCGCTCGCCGACGCTGGCCTCGACTTCAAGGCCATCCAGCAAGCCTATGCCGGCTATGTCTATGGCGACTCGACGTGCGGACAGAAAGCGATCTATCGCGTCGGCATGACGGGCGTGCCGGTCATCAACGTCAACAACAACTGTGCGACGGGTTCGTCCGCGCTCTTTCTCGCGCGCCAGGCCGTCGAATCCGGCGCGGTCGATTGCGCGCTCGCCGTAGGCTTCGAATTCATGCAGCCGGGCGCGCTGTCGTCGAAATGGAATGACCGCGCGCCCGCGCTCGAACGCGCGCTCGATCTGACCAACAAGCTCGTCGGCCACACGGAGATTCCCACCGCGATCCGCCAGTTCGCGGGCGCGGGCCTCGCGCATATGCGCAAGTACGGCACCAAGCTGGAGACGTTCGCGCGCATTCGCGCGAAGGCGAGCGAGCACGCGGCGCGCAATCCGCTCGCGGTGTTTCGCAATGTCGTGTCGACCGAAGACGTGATGAATGCGCCGGTGCTGTGGGAAGGCGTGCTGACGCGCCTGATGGCGTGCCCGCCGACCTGCGGCGGCGCTGCGGCCATTCTCGTGTCCGAGGCCTTCGCGCGCAAACACGGCTTGCGCAGCGATGTGATGATCGCGGGCCAGTCGCTCGCCACCGATCTGCCGAGCACGTATGACGCGGGCGACATGATCCGCGTCGTGGGCTTCGACATCACGCGCAATGCGGCACAGCAGGCTTACGAGCAGGCGGGCGTCGGCCCCGAGGACATCGACGTGATCGAACTTCACGACTGCTTCGCGCAGAACGAGTTGCTGACCTACGAAGGACTCGGCCTGTGCAAGGAAGGCGAAGGCGAGCGCCTCGTCATGGATGGCGACAACACCTACGGCGGCAAGTGGGTGACCAATCCGTCGGGCGGACTGCTGTCGAAGGGCCATCCGCTCGGCGCGACGGGACTCGCGCAATGCTTCGAGCTGACGCATCAGTTGCGCGGCACGGCGGGCGATCGGCAAGTTCAGGGCGCGAAACTCGCCTTGCAACACAACCTTGGGCTCGGCGGCGCGGGCGTCGTCACCATCTACAAGCGCAACGCGTGA
- a CDS encoding acyl-CoA dehydrogenase family protein, whose amino-acid sequence MHIERTVFRDDHEMLRTTARRFFERECVPHQAAWDKAGRVDRETWLKAGKQGLLCVSIPAEYGGGGGDFGHVVVVNEEMTRAGVSGPGFAVHSDIVAPYIARIGSEEQKQRWLPGICTGEQILAIAMTEPGTGSDLKAVRTSARRDGDHYVINGSKTFITNGLNADLVVVVCTTDPGAGAKGVSLIVVETTREGFRRGRKLDKIGMHAQDTAELFFDDVRVPVENRLGEEGKGFAYLMAELPQERLNIAVGAAARLETCLEHTLNYVKDRRAFNQTVWDFQNTKFKLADIKAQAIAVRLMVDHYLDVHMRRRLTLEESAIAKLFATEALGKALDEMVQLHGGYGYMLEYPVARAFVDARVSRIYGGASEVMRDLISRKL is encoded by the coding sequence ATGCACATCGAACGCACCGTCTTTCGGGACGATCACGAAATGCTTCGCACTACTGCTCGCCGTTTCTTCGAGCGCGAGTGTGTTCCGCATCAGGCGGCCTGGGACAAGGCCGGACGCGTGGATCGCGAAACCTGGCTGAAGGCGGGAAAGCAGGGCCTCTTGTGCGTCTCGATTCCGGCCGAATACGGCGGCGGCGGCGGCGATTTCGGCCATGTGGTCGTCGTCAATGAGGAAATGACGCGCGCGGGCGTGAGCGGGCCAGGCTTCGCGGTGCATTCGGATATCGTCGCGCCGTATATCGCGCGCATCGGCAGCGAGGAGCAGAAGCAACGCTGGCTGCCCGGCATCTGCACGGGTGAACAGATTCTCGCCATCGCGATGACCGAACCCGGCACCGGCAGCGATCTGAAAGCGGTGCGAACCAGCGCGCGCCGCGACGGCGACCACTACGTCATCAACGGCAGCAAGACCTTCATCACGAATGGGCTGAATGCGGATCTCGTCGTGGTCGTCTGCACGACGGACCCGGGCGCGGGCGCGAAGGGCGTGAGCCTGATCGTCGTCGAGACGACGCGCGAAGGCTTCCGGCGCGGCCGCAAGCTCGACAAGATCGGCATGCACGCGCAGGACACCGCCGAACTCTTCTTCGACGATGTGCGCGTGCCGGTCGAGAACCGACTCGGCGAGGAAGGCAAGGGCTTCGCGTATCTGATGGCCGAATTGCCGCAGGAGCGCCTGAACATTGCGGTCGGCGCGGCCGCGCGGCTCGAAACGTGCCTCGAACACACGCTGAACTATGTGAAGGATCGCCGCGCGTTCAATCAGACCGTGTGGGACTTCCAGAACACCAAATTCAAGCTCGCCGACATCAAGGCGCAGGCCATCGCCGTGCGGCTGATGGTCGATCACTACCTCGACGTGCACATGCGCCGCCGTCTGACGCTCGAGGAATCCGCGATCGCGAAGCTCTTCGCCACCGAAGCGCTCGGCAAGGCGCTCGACGAGATGGTGCAACTGCATGGCGGCTACGGCTACATGCTCGAGTATCCGGTCGCCCGCGCATTCGTCGATGCCCGCGTGTCGCGCATCTACGGCGGCGCGAGCGAGGTCATGCGCGATCTCATCTCGCGCAAGCTGTGA
- a CDS encoding feruloyl-CoA synthase encodes MSTLEASGKVAPSYRPVRFPERQTLVEHRADSTLILRSARALPRIEQRSFADFIPGWAAQRGDSAAFCERDKHGAWRSLSWRELWQQVRAVAAALLDMGLNAQRPLMLLSGNSIEQAVLLLAAEYAGIPAAPVSPTYALMSKDFARLKAICELVPPGAVFVQSVAPYARALGALNLKGVPVIAVDGATQGQFAWDALTDGPFDETRQRAVERAHAAMDHDDTARVLFTSGSTGLPKAVRLTYGNLGAVAAYYSDSFAWLLDAQPVFLDWLPWHHGLGGVLHLGRAIQFGATHYIDDGRPLPGMIERTVRNLREVSPTIFTSVPSAWTVLATELERDPQLAESLFAKASFFGYGGASMPAEVWKRIQNVAEKTIGARITFCTGLASTETSGMGTYCSWPTDTPGNIGTPALGSEVKLVPLEGGDGRYEIRMRGPNVFGGYIGQPELTAAAFDDEGYFRFGDAVRLADPADPAQGMIFAGRTVEDFKLANGSWVRTGALRLALIDCCAPLLTDAVICGHDRDFLTALAWPNVAACQRIAPELASLDAGALAAHPLVVAELSRRLSQQKARGATLVIERLMLLAEPPSLDANEIADKGYVNQAVTRARRAHLIDALYLADPASNVACTGAIPRHAKK; translated from the coding sequence ATGAGCACGCTCGAAGCAAGCGGCAAGGTGGCACCGTCTTATCGTCCTGTGCGGTTTCCAGAGCGGCAGACGCTCGTCGAGCATCGCGCGGACAGCACGTTGATTCTCCGCAGCGCCCGCGCGCTGCCGCGCATCGAACAGCGCTCGTTCGCGGATTTCATTCCGGGCTGGGCGGCGCAGCGCGGCGACAGCGCCGCGTTCTGCGAGCGCGACAAGCACGGTGCTTGGCGCTCGCTGAGCTGGCGCGAACTGTGGCAGCAAGTGCGGGCGGTGGCGGCCGCGCTGCTGGACATGGGACTGAACGCGCAGCGCCCGCTCATGCTGCTGTCGGGCAATTCCATCGAGCAGGCCGTGTTGCTGCTTGCGGCCGAATACGCGGGCATTCCGGCTGCGCCGGTATCGCCCACCTATGCGCTGATGAGCAAGGATTTCGCGCGCCTCAAGGCCATCTGCGAGCTGGTCCCGCCCGGCGCGGTGTTCGTGCAGTCGGTCGCGCCGTATGCGCGGGCGCTCGGCGCGCTGAATCTGAAGGGCGTGCCCGTTATCGCCGTCGATGGCGCAACGCAAGGTCAGTTCGCATGGGACGCGCTCACGGACGGCCCGTTCGACGAGACGCGCCAGCGCGCTGTCGAGCGCGCCCATGCCGCCATGGATCACGATGACACTGCCCGCGTGCTCTTCACCTCCGGCTCCACGGGGCTGCCGAAAGCCGTGCGCCTCACGTACGGCAATCTGGGCGCGGTCGCCGCGTATTACTCGGACAGCTTCGCATGGCTGCTCGACGCGCAGCCCGTATTTCTCGACTGGCTGCCGTGGCATCACGGTCTCGGCGGCGTGCTGCATCTCGGCCGCGCGATCCAGTTCGGCGCGACGCATTACATCGACGATGGCCGCCCCCTGCCCGGCATGATCGAGCGCACCGTGCGCAATCTGCGCGAAGTGTCGCCGACCATCTTCACGAGCGTGCCGTCCGCATGGACCGTGCTCGCCACCGAACTCGAACGCGATCCGCAACTGGCCGAAAGCCTCTTCGCGAAGGCGAGCTTTTTCGGCTACGGCGGCGCGAGCATGCCGGCCGAAGTGTGGAAGCGCATCCAGAACGTGGCGGAGAAGACCATTGGCGCGCGGATCACGTTCTGCACCGGTCTCGCATCGACGGAAACGTCCGGCATGGGCACGTATTGCAGCTGGCCGACGGATACGCCCGGCAACATCGGCACGCCCGCGCTCGGCTCGGAAGTGAAGCTCGTGCCGCTTGAAGGCGGCGACGGCCGCTATGAAATACGCATGCGCGGCCCGAACGTGTTCGGCGGTTACATCGGGCAACCGGAACTCACCGCGGCCGCGTTCGATGACGAAGGCTACTTCCGCTTCGGCGACGCCGTGCGTCTGGCCGATCCCGCCGATCCGGCCCAGGGCATGATCTTCGCGGGCCGCACCGTCGAAGACTTCAAGCTCGCGAACGGCTCATGGGTTCGCACCGGCGCGCTGCGGCTCGCGCTCATCGACTGCTGCGCGCCCCTTCTGACGGACGCGGTGATCTGCGGGCACGATCGCGACTTTCTCACCGCGCTCGCCTGGCCGAACGTCGCGGCGTGCCAGCGCATCGCGCCCGAGCTCGCGTCGCTCGACGCCGGCGCGCTCGCCGCGCATCCGCTCGTCGTCGCCGAACTGAGCCGGCGCCTTTCGCAACAGAAGGCGCGTGGCGCGACGCTCGTCATCGAGCGGCTGATGTTGCTGGCCGAGCCGCCCTCGCTCGACGCCAACGAAATCGCCGACAAAGGCTACGTGAATCAGGCGGTCACGCGCGCGCGCCGGGCGCATCTGATCGACGCGCTGTATCTGGCCGATCCCGCTTCGAACGTCGCGTGCACAGGCGCCATTCCGCGTCACGCGAAGAAATAG